GCTTTGTGAGTTGTCTAAGCTTCTTTTCTAATTTCTTTTTAGATTTGTTATGTGGACGAAAGCCTACACCATCCTTTGTAACGTGTAGGCAAAAGCCTAGAAACTTACGTTTCAACGGGCTTCCAACTTCACTTTTCTGACGGTTCACAACGAGTTTCAGACTATTTTCCAAGAAGTTGGTTATGCTTTCCATCACTCGGTACCCTGCTTTTCTCGATTTCACATAGATATTACAGTCATCGGCATATCGTATGAATCGATGTCCGCGTTTCTCCAATTCCTTATCCAGTTGATCAAGATAGATGATGCTCAATATCGGAGAGAGGTTTCCACCTTGAGGGCAACCAACCTCAGTTGAGTAGACTTTGCCATCTATTGAAACCCCACTTCTGAGAAATTTCCGAATGAGTCGAAGAACTATTGGGTCTTTGATATGTTCTTCAACATGGTACATAAGCTTGTCGTGGTTTACCGTATCAAAATATTGTTTCATATCAATATCAACTACGGTTCGATAACCTTTCTCATAATATTCTTTTGCTTTTCTCATTGCGTCATGCGCACTTCGTTTTGGTCTGAATCCGAAGCTCGAATCAGAGAAAGTTGGGTCAACCACCTTCTCTATGACTTGGTGAATGGCTTGTTGTACGAATCGGTCTGTTGCAGTTGGGATTCCTAGTTTTCTTTTTGACCCATCTTCTTTATCGATTTCCACGCGTTTAACAGGTTGAGGCTCATATGAGCCGTCTTTGATTTGAGATATAATGGATTTCTTGTTTTGTACTAGATGTCCATAAAGTTCTTCCACTTCCATCTCATCAATACCTGCAGAGCCTTTATTAGCCTTTACTCTCTTGTAAGCGAGATTCAAGTTGTCATGGCTAACAATTTTGTTTATAAGGTTGTACACACCATCTTTTCTTTCACCTTCACCGCGAGAAATACTACACACTCTCCCATTATCTTCGGATTCCATCCTATTCTCCTGAGAGTAGTCGTCCTTGAACGTTGTCTGTGATTTTTGCATTTCTCACACCTCCGATGTTTCCAAGATTACTATTGTTCAGCCCTTCATCCTTTAGGATTACTATGGCTTCTGCTGACTTCTTACAATTCATCAAGACATCCTTGCCTTGATTGTTCCTGTGGGAAATTCCTTCCCTCTTGTCGGGAACCCTTGTAAGACCTCCCCGGGTAAGAACTATAACCTTCCTCCCACGTAACTGCTGTATTTACTGTATGGAACTCGGGCAGTATTGGACTTTGTTTTGTAGTGCAAACTCGTCCGTTCCATTTCAGCCTTATATACAGTTCCTGTTCGTCAGTCCGGGAGTTTGCCTCCGGCTTCCTTCAGATTCCACCTCACGGTGGACACCCTTGCCTTTGGCTAACAGTTCCTACTGCCAAGCCTGTAGTGGACTTTCACCACCAAGTTATAATCCATGCCGGGCACACACTTAAAAAAAGCTTGGCACAAGGCCAAGCTTTAAGTCATACAAGTGTTCATATTTGAACGCCTGTGCAATGCTCATGTTAGAACTACATTTTTTAATGTTCTCCACGACGCTCTCTTAACGATTTCATAAACGCTTGTTCATCATCAAAGGCCTCTAATCCTTGTAGATATGAAATAATCTGTGGGAGCTCAGTGTTATCTATTAATCCAATAAACTCCCCAGCCCCTTTACCATACGCATAAAGGGGCACATCTACCCCTGTATGATATCTCGATC
The genomic region above belongs to Caldalkalibacillus salinus and contains:
- the ltrA gene encoding group II intron reverse transcriptase/maturase, which translates into the protein MQKSQTTFKDDYSQENRMESEDNGRVCSISRGEGERKDGVYNLINKIVSHDNLNLAYKRVKANKGSAGIDEMEVEELYGHLVQNKKSIISQIKDGSYEPQPVKRVEIDKEDGSKRKLGIPTATDRFVQQAIHQVIEKVVDPTFSDSSFGFRPKRSAHDAMRKAKEYYEKGYRTVVDIDMKQYFDTVNHDKLMYHVEEHIKDPIVLRLIRKFLRSGVSIDGKVYSTEVGCPQGGNLSPILSIIYLDQLDKELEKRGHRFIRYADDCNIYVKSRKAGYRVMESITNFLENSLKLVVNRQKSEVGSPLKRKFLGFCLHVTKDGVGFRPHNKSKKKLEKKLRQLTKRNRYGNIRLIIKEINEVTTGWINYYGISYMKNYIRSLNQWLRRRIRQIIWKRWKKVKTRYKSLMKLKIPKQKAWEWANTRKGHWHIACSFILHRAIKNEILERVGLKDLNQLLEKAHSNY